One genomic region from Diabrotica undecimpunctata isolate CICGRU chromosome 9, icDiaUnde3, whole genome shotgun sequence encodes:
- the LOC140449763 gene encoding uncharacterized protein isoform X2 encodes MIAKSLVSYDLTSDEYDSDADPEYTVSEGNSKDSEVNEIVPESPVKPRWRKADTHNWKANQIKTLRSECKPYVTKTGLKAAKAPKSIDCSKCRFKCTINFSNNNRTEIFHAYWNFKDYNRQKDYLIQNVRTQLPKRRRVGAKKRVMAKQYYLRNSNGVFRVCANFFEKTLCISNGPINTALAKNNEFGTFSGSDNRGHKTPGNATSKENTQCVREHIESFLTMLPHYVRKTSRRQYLDPKLSILKMYSLYLDFCKEKNVLPVKSNVYRNIFCTQYNLFTPKKNQCSLCTKYNAAKEDEHLKQLYEDHVNRKEECYQAKHDDKAKASNEANFQTITFDLQSVLQLPSSDVGQLYYSRKLCLYNLTICEGGKENRGFCFCWNEINGKRGSNEIATILTKYIDRIPSNITHLSIFSDTCGGQNRNQNVAAAMLYCVQNHATVEIIEHTFLESGHSYMECDSMQSAIEKEKKNRSVFVMNDWKEIFKNARTKNKSKKTPYEVYRFF; translated from the coding sequence ATGATTGCAAAGTCACTCGTAAGTTACGACTTAACTTCAGATGAATATGATAGCGATGCTGATCCCGAATACACGGTGTCGGAGGGTAACTCAAAAGATAGTGAAGTAAATGAAATTGTTCCTGAAAGTCCAGTGAAACCTCGTTGGAGAAAAGCTGATACCCATAACTGGAAAGCAAATCAAATAAAAACATTACGATCTGAATGCAAGCCATACGTTACGAAAACAGGATTGAAAGCTGCTAAAGCTCCGAAGTCAATCGATTGCAGTAAATGTCGATTCAAGTGTACAATTAACTTTTCGAATAATAACCGGACTGAAATTTTTCATGCCTATTGGAATTTTAAGGACTACAACCGTCAAAAAGATTATCTCATTCAAAACGTGAGGACACAATTACCTAAACGACGTCGGGTAGGTGCCAAGAAACGAGTCATGGCCAAGCAATATTATTTAAGAAATTCCAATGGGGTATTTCGTGTTTGtgcaaatttttttgaaaaaactctCTGCATCTCCAATGGACCAATAAATACCGCTTTAGCAAAAAACAACGAATTTGGTACTTTCTCAGGTTCCGACAACAGGGGACACAAAACTCCAGGAAATGCTACTAGCAAGGAAAATACACAATGTGTTAGAGAACACATTGAAAGTTTTCTCACCATGCTTCCTCACTACGTGAGGAAAACTAGTCGCAGACAGTATTTAGATCCAAAATTAAGTATTCTCAAGATGTATTCTTTATATTTGGATTTCTGCAAAGAGAAAAATGTTTTGCCCGTTAAAAGTAATGTATACAGGAACATTTTTTGTACACAATACAACCTTTTTACCCCCAAAAAGAATCAGTGCAGTCTTTGCACAAAGTATAACGCTGCAAAGGAAGATGAGCATCTTAAGCAACTCTACGAAGATCATGTGAATAGAAAAGAAGAATGCTATCAAGCAAAACATGATGATAAAGCAAAAGCCAGCAACGAGGCAAATTTTCAGACAATTACGTTTGATTTGCAGAGTGTTCTGCAACTACCATCATCAGACGTAGGGCAATTATATTATAGCAGAAAGTTGTGTTTATACAATTTAACAATTTGTGAAGGGGGGAAAGAAAATAgaggtttttgtttttgttggaaCGAAATAAATGGAAAGAGGGGATCCAATGAAATCGCAACTATTCTAACAAAGTACATAGATAGAATCCCTAGCAACATAACACATTTATCTATATTCTCTGACACTTGTGGGGGTCAGAACCGAAACCAGAATGTGGCAGCAGCAATGTTATATTGTGTTCAAAATCATGCGACAGTGGAAATCATTGAACATACATTTTTGGAATCTGGCCACTCCTACATGGAATGCGATTCTATGCAGTCAGCGATAGAAAAGGAAAAAAAGAATAGATCAGTTTTTGTAATGAACGATTGGAAGGAAATCTTTAAAAATGCAAGAACCAaaaacaaatcaaagaaaacCCCCTATGAAGTATACAGATTTTTTTAG